In a genomic window of Sediminispirochaeta bajacaliforniensis DSM 16054:
- a CDS encoding MBL fold metallo-hydrolase — protein MKLFFHFAVVGFSNTYLIGPEGGGNALLIDPGVMDVELLDMIESNGYYVRYILVTHSHESHVKGLGTIGKIYDAEIYGKHPVVLGRSAHVLEDGKEYDFEGIKVVPIDVKGHSGDHLVYRIENMLFTGDILAAGRIGSSEGAVERAIMLKSIQKRILPLPDYMLIFPGHGSPTTLKTEKLFNPDLRLGSQAPSTAEGELGSVREEER, from the coding sequence ATGAAGCTCTTTTTCCATTTTGCCGTCGTCGGTTTTTCCAATACCTATCTGATCGGCCCCGAGGGGGGCGGGAATGCACTCCTTATTGATCCCGGTGTGATGGATGTGGAGCTTTTGGACATGATCGAATCAAACGGCTACTATGTTCGTTACATTCTGGTGACCCATAGCCACGAAAGTCATGTAAAGGGGCTTGGTACCATCGGAAAAATCTATGATGCGGAGATATACGGAAAGCACCCGGTGGTCCTCGGTCGATCGGCGCATGTTCTTGAGGATGGAAAGGAATACGATTTCGAGGGGATCAAAGTGGTTCCCATTGATGTCAAGGGCCATTCTGGAGATCATCTGGTTTACCGAATTGAGAACATGCTGTTCACCGGAGACATTCTTGCCGCAGGTAGAATCGGATCAAGCGAAGGGGCCGTAGAACGAGCCATCATGCTCAAATCGATACAGAAAAGGATTCTCCCCCTCCCCGACTATATGCTCATCTTTCCCGGCCACGGCTCGCCGACCACCCTCAAAACGGAAAAGCTCTTCAATCCGGATCTACGGCTCGGTAGTCAAGCCCCCAGCACTGCTGAAGGGGAGCTCGGAAGCGTTCGGGAAGAGGAGCGATAA